A window of Phragmites australis chromosome 2, lpPhrAust1.1, whole genome shotgun sequence genomic DNA:
GGGGTTAGAAGACCAACAAGCATGTCAGCTAATCCAGATCCGAGAGGCTTGTCAGCTAATCACCTGTCAACTTGCAAACTACTGCTATGACGAACTAACTTGTAAAAGATTATGTAACCATCCAAATAATTCAGCCCGCTGCATCTCTTCCAGAGCACTCAAGCTTGTATCCACATACTAAAAATTGCTCTCAAGTCTATCCCGCTGTCACAATACATAATATAGCTatgattataaaaaaaactctaaaatccACTACTGCTAGCATCCTTGATCCAACAACATACTTATTTGTATCAGCTAAATTAACAATAATGAGAAACTATACAAAGATTATGAATTTTAATAAAATCATACAATAATGAGGCCTCCTTCATTATTACCTTGATTTACTATTTGTATATACAATTCTAATAAAATCGTACACTACTTACAATCTCATACATGTGCTAAACTACTAAAACCTAGCCTAATAAAATCCCAAATATACTCTAATTACAATCTTGTACAAAGCGCTACTTCTAGTCTTAATCTATTAAACTAAAAACCCTGAATAGCGCCTAAATCAACCTTCTAGGTTAAATGTATTAAGCCTACCCTAATCTACCTTCTATTTCTAATGCATTTAACCTAATTTCTATTTCTAATCAAAATACTCtaattcataaaaaatagagTATATTGAAGGTAAAAAATTACCTTCACTACATGTCGTCGCCGGCCTCTTTGCCTGGACGCGCccaccccccccctctctccttGCCgcccgctctctctctctctctcatcctccCTTAGTCACGTGCCGCTGCTCCCgataaagaaaaagagaatgagagagaggtGGCTGTGAAGGGGTATCTAAGGGCCTATCGGCACACGGAGAGCCAATAAGGACCTATCGGCTCTCCAAGAGCCAATAAGGACACGTGACCTCTTCTCGGTCGCGGAAGGGCTAAGAAGTGCTACGCACACGTTGACAACCTACGTGGCTCCGACAGGGTGTGCTGTCTACAACTTGTTGGCACACCGCGAGCCAACAAGAGCTAGTTAGCAATTCGACTGTCCATACCACCCTAATCGGCAATGAGAGTGCCAACTGACGAATACTCTTGTAATGAACCAATTTTGAGTAATGTTGTTGTAATTTTCTATGAAAATAATActattaataaaaaattctttCCTGTACATGCACTAGTTTTGCGAGGACAAGACAGCTGAGTCGAGATCGAGCTCATAGCTCGGTAGGAGCTTGTAGTTCGATGGTGAGGAGCCATTGTGCTCGCCTAACCCCACCTAAGTTCTAGCCTTAGGATTGATCCGAGTGTCGCATTGAAAATTTATTCTCCAAAAATAAATCTCTAGCCTTGTATATATGGAACCACAATAGAACTGTGATGTGCCGTCGCCTATCTATGGAAGCCTATGTGACTTTGTTGATTTTCTTAGCGATACGTGGAGATGTTAATTAGTGTGCGTGTATAATGTGTGATGTGTTGAGGATTAAAAAAAAGACTCTGAGTCCAAAACCACTGCAGCGGCGCTTGCTGAATGGGGCAAAACCGCGAGCCCCGGGAATCAGCAGCGCCCAAATCATGTGCGATTTCAGTTTGCCGCTGACCCAGTGCGCTGTCAGCTCATCAGCTTAATCTACTCTTCTACCCTTTTGCACACCCAGAGCACGAGACGTGCCTAAGAACTTGCGAGTGCAAATTAACATCGCCTCCGGCCCTCCACGCGCAATGCCGACCACAGCCGTGGACGTCGAAGTGGGAGCGGCCGTCGTCATCGAGTACGACAGCGTGGCCCTCGAGCTCGCTGCGCTCTCCGTCGCGGTCGTCTTCCTGCGCTACGCCGCGATGCTCTACGCGAACCACCTCCTCGCCACCCTAAGCGTGAGCGACGTTCCTGCCGACGGCCGGGCCTCGGGCCTCGACGGCGCAACCATCGAGCGGCTGCCCTGTTTCGTGAGCCGCGGGGGCGCTGCCACGGCGGAGGAGTGCGCTGTGTGCCTGAGCACCGTGGAGCAAGGCGAGACGGTGCGGGCGCTCCCCTGCTGCACGCACGCGTTCCACGCGTGGTGCGTTGACGCGTGGCTGCGCCTGCGCGCGACGTGCCCTGTGTGCCGTGCGACGTGCCGGTGAGACCGACGAGGCGGGCACTTGCACACGGCGCGGTGAGCGGGTGCTCGCGGTTTCGGCTCAAGTCGTCGTCGTTCCGATTCGA
This region includes:
- the LOC133909754 gene encoding E3 ubiquitin-protein ligase ATL23-like yields the protein MPTTAVDVEVGAAVVIEYDSVALELAALSVAVVFLRYAAMLYANHLLATLSVSDVPADGRASGLDGATIERLPCFVSRGGAATAEECAVCLSTVEQGETVRALPCCTHAFHAWCVDAWLRLRATCPVCRATCR